One Candidatus Bathyanammoxibius amoris DNA segment encodes these proteins:
- the ftsH gene encoding ATP-dependent zinc metalloprotease FtsH, with amino-acid sequence MKKKPKKKQKSKATFSIGYLILFLLVMYALQVMVTPKSEEVTYTQFKEYLKNGEIVDCSVGQTYIKGRYRRPAQEGEGWEEVPFFTVSVHDPKLVDELEASNITFRGEAENNFLGNFLMWWLFPLAMMGLIWFFLFRRMGGMGSPFMSFGKAKTKLYTESETEKTTFADVAGCDEAKEELKEIIAFLSYPERFQKLGGKIPKGVLLVGAPGTGKTLLARAVAGEAKVPFFSISGSDFVEMFVGMGAARVRDMFEQAKEKAPCIVFIDELDSVGRQRGAGLGGGHDEREQTLNQLLAEMDGFSSQKGVIIMAATNRPDVLDAALLRPGRFDRQITVDRPDLIGREAILKVHIKGVKLGPEVDLKVIAKRTPGFSGADLANVVNEAALLASRRDKECVEMEEMEEAIDRVIAGPERKSRVMSTVEKKTVAYHESGHTLVAALLPNTDPVHKVSIIPRGSAALGYTLQLPMEDKYLTTESEIMGTLCVLLGGRAAESLIFGEISTGAHNDIEKVTHVARDYVCKFGMSKKLGPQTFGRQSGNIFLGHDLVQEKEYSENTAILIDEEVTRIIKDSYEKAYQMLSVNRDKLELLASKLEEVEILEGEQIIELLGLEGKEKEKRERYAKKKEAYEKKKTVEGVTTFSKPEGSGSS; translated from the coding sequence ATGAAAAAAAAGCCAAAAAAGAAGCAAAAATCCAAGGCCACCTTCTCCATCGGATATCTTATTCTCTTCCTGCTGGTAATGTATGCGCTACAGGTGATGGTGACACCCAAGTCGGAGGAGGTTACGTATACACAGTTTAAGGAATATCTTAAGAACGGCGAGATAGTAGACTGTTCCGTGGGGCAGACTTACATAAAGGGCCGCTACCGGAGACCCGCCCAGGAGGGTGAGGGCTGGGAGGAGGTGCCTTTCTTTACCGTATCCGTCCATGACCCGAAGCTGGTCGATGAGCTGGAGGCAAGCAATATCACCTTCAGGGGGGAGGCGGAGAACAACTTCCTGGGGAACTTCCTGATGTGGTGGCTGTTCCCCCTTGCGATGATGGGCCTCATATGGTTCTTTCTGTTCAGGCGGATGGGGGGTATGGGTTCACCCTTCATGTCGTTCGGCAAGGCGAAGACAAAACTTTATACCGAGAGCGAAACGGAGAAGACGACGTTTGCGGACGTGGCAGGCTGTGATGAGGCCAAGGAGGAGCTTAAAGAGATAATCGCCTTCCTTTCCTATCCAGAACGGTTTCAGAAGTTGGGGGGCAAGATTCCTAAAGGCGTGCTGCTGGTCGGTGCGCCCGGTACGGGCAAGACCCTGCTGGCCAGGGCAGTCGCCGGGGAGGCGAAAGTGCCGTTCTTCAGCATAAGCGGTTCTGATTTTGTCGAGATGTTTGTGGGTATGGGCGCCGCCAGGGTGCGAGACATGTTTGAGCAGGCAAAGGAGAAGGCCCCGTGTATCGTATTTATTGATGAGCTAGACAGCGTGGGCCGGCAGAGGGGAGCCGGACTGGGGGGTGGACACGACGAGAGGGAGCAGACCCTCAACCAGCTGCTGGCCGAGATGGATGGGTTCTCTTCCCAGAAGGGGGTCATTATTATGGCGGCGACGAACCGTCCGGACGTCCTGGATGCTGCCTTACTGAGGCCCGGGAGGTTTGACCGCCAGATAACCGTTGACAGGCCCGACCTCATCGGCAGGGAAGCAATCTTAAAGGTCCACATAAAGGGCGTAAAGCTGGGTCCGGAGGTAGACCTAAAGGTTATCGCCAAGCGCACTCCGGGGTTTTCGGGCGCGGACCTGGCCAACGTGGTAAACGAGGCGGCGCTGCTGGCGTCCAGACGCGATAAGGAATGCGTAGAGATGGAAGAGATGGAAGAGGCCATCGACAGGGTGATAGCCGGCCCGGAACGTAAGAGCAGGGTAATGAGTACGGTGGAAAAAAAGACGGTGGCCTATCATGAGTCCGGCCATACACTTGTGGCCGCCCTGTTGCCGAATACGGACCCTGTGCACAAGGTCTCCATAATACCAAGGGGTTCTGCCGCGCTGGGCTATACGCTCCAGCTGCCCATGGAGGACAAGTACCTTACCACTGAGTCGGAGATCATGGGCACACTGTGTGTCCTGCTGGGTGGAAGGGCTGCCGAGTCTCTGATCTTCGGTGAGATTTCTACCGGCGCGCACAACGACATTGAAAAGGTGACACACGTGGCCAGGGACTATGTATGCAAGTTCGGTATGAGCAAAAAGCTCGGGCCGCAGACGTTTGGCCGACAGTCGGGCAATATCTTTTTAGGCCATGACCTGGTACAGGAAAAGGAATATAGTGAGAATACGGCCATTCTCATCGATGAGGAGGTCACCCGGATCATAAAGGATAGTTATGAGAAGGCCTACCAGATGCTGTCTGTAAACAGGGACAAACTAGAGCTCCTGGCCAGTAAGCTGGAGGAGGTTGAGATACTGGAGGGCGAGCAGATTATAGAACTCCTGGGCCTTGAAGGGAAGGAGAAAGAAAAGAGGGAAAGATACGCGAAGAAGAAGGAGGCGTACGAGAAGAAGAAGACCGTTGAGGGGGTTACAACCTTTTCAAAGCCGGAGGGCTCGGGTAGCAGCTAA